One genomic segment of Theobroma cacao cultivar B97-61/B2 chromosome 6, Criollo_cocoa_genome_V2, whole genome shotgun sequence includes these proteins:
- the LOC18595485 gene encoding uncharacterized protein LOC18595485, with translation MVQLMSSGKRVGVKLEVEEALEDGLAPLHKRSKLDPSLQEGNIESGDFPIPPSLYNPLDEPSPLGLRLKKSPSFLDLIQMKLSQQNANKLTALKKKDSKGTSVSCGQDKLKASNFPASVLRIGSWEYKSRYEGDLVAKCYFAKHKLVWEVLDGGLKNKVEIQWSDIVAIKANYPEDGPGTLDVALARQPLFFRETNPQPRKHTLWQATSDFTGGQASIHRQHFLQCPQGLLGKHFEKLIQCDPRLNFLSKQRETLLESPYFEPKISGFKDSNEAGHKVELEGEEGPTIFGLQDTSSPAAGQSSSCKKEQDFSGRAAEHFCQGTPSPSSVMDTNAIEEIRGNTANEGKLLRQWDQIRFSGLQASMSMSDLVNHIGNCISEQMTSSNDDLQGQDILEEITQYLLNDSLHASASDEQCLMARVNSLCCLLQKDSAVAPDFPTKKDVAVDVHDHGKNVEGSSVSAAARESKTAESFPVSMDESNDVSNSKRPQAMSRKDSVGDLLLNLPRIASLPQFLFNIMEDSDIQAR, from the exons ATGGTGCAATTGATGAGTTCAGGAAAAAGGGTAGGTGTGAAACTGGAAGTGGAAGAAGCGCTGGAAGATGGATTGGCTCCTCTTCACAAAAGATCAAAACTTGACCCTTCTTTACAG GAGGGTAATATTGAAAGTGGGGATTTTCCAATCCCACCATCATTATATAATCCACTTGACGAGCCTAGTCCACTTGGCTTGCGTCTGAAAAAGAGTCCATCTTTTTTGGACTTGATTcaaatgaaactttcacaACAAAATGCCAATAAATTAACAGCTCTTAAGAAGAAAGATAGCAAGGGAACTTCAGTTTCCTGCGGTCAGGACAAGCTCAAGGCCTCAAATTTTCCTGCTTCCGTGTTGCGAATCGGTTCTTGGGag TATAAGTCAAGATATGAAGGGGATTTGGTAGCAAAATGCTACTTTGCTAAGCACAAGCTTGTATGGGAAGTGCTTGATGGTGGACTCAAGAACAAGGTTGAAATTCAGTGGTCTGATATTGTAGCTATCAAGGCAAATTATCCTGAAGATGGACCGGGGACCTTAGACGTAGCG TTGGCAAGACAGCCCCTTTTCTTTAGGGAGACAAATCCACAACCTAGGAAGCATACTCTATGGCAAGCAACATCAGATTTTACTGGTGGACAAGCAAGCATACACAG GCAACATTTCCTACAGTGCCCACAGGGCCTTTTGGGAAAGCATTTTGAGAAACTTATTCAATGTGATCCTCGTCTCAACTTCCTAAGTaaacagcgagaaactttgtTAGAATCACCATATTTTGAACCCAAGATATCTGGTTTCAAAGATTCAAATGAAGCTGGCCATAAGGTTGAGTTAGAAGGTGAAGAGGGACCTACTATCTTTGGATTGCAGGATACATCATCGCCAGCAGCTGGTCAATCTTCTTCCTGCAAAAAAGAGCAAGATTTCAGTGGTAGAGCTGCTGAACATTTTTGCCAGGGAACCCCATCACCTAGCTCAG TAATGGATACCAATGCAATTGAAGAAATCAGAGGCAATACTGCCAATGAAGGAAAGTTGCTCCGTCAATGGGATCAGATTAGATTTTCTGGACTTCAGGCATCCATGTCGATGAGTGATCTAGTAAATCATATTGGAAATTGCATTTCTGAACAGATGACATCTTCCAATGATGACCTGCAGGGCCAAGACATTTTGGAGGAGATTACTCAATACTTGCTCAATGACTCACTGCATGCATCAGCCTCTGATGAACAGTGTCTCATGGCTAGGGTCAATTCTCTTTGCTGTCTTCTGCAGAAGGATTCTGCTGTGGCACCAGATTTTCCAACCAAAAAGGATGTTGCTGTCGATGTGCATGATCATGGTAAAAATGTTGAAGGCAGCTCAGTCTCTGCAGCAGCACGTGAGAGTAAGACAGCAGAGAGTTTTCCTGTATCAATGGATGAATCCAATGATGTTTCTAACTCCAAGCGTCCACAGGCCATGTCAAGGAAGGACTCAGTAGGGGATCTTCTTCTTAATCTTCCTAGGATTGCTTCACTGCCGCAGTTTTTGTTCAACATCATGGAAGATTCTGATATTCAAGCTAGATAA
- the LOC18595489 gene encoding probable protein phosphatase 2C 6 isoform X1, translated as MGSCCSFIAKGKSGSKRDDQVTDASTATNTTSCASPKKQKQRQGSGRWRKKSSGLVPMDEAELHLISGRMFLNGASNVACLYTQQGKKGTNQDAMLVWENFCSRSDTMFCGVFDGHGPYGHMVAKKARDSLPIILCTQWKDSLAGDWSSLNKSENAPDNTIPEDTASLSMDDECCESLEIEENEQLPEMYLPLKRSMLKAFKLMDKELKLHPTIDCFCSGTTAVTLVKQGQHLIIGNVGDSRAVLAARDKDNSLIAIQLTVDLKPDLPREAARIQQCKGRVFALQDEPEVARVWLPNNDSPGLAMARAFGDFCLKDFGLISVPDVFYRCLTERDEFIILATDGVWDVLSNKEAVDIVASAPSRSTAARALVDCATRAWRLKYPTSKNDDCAVVCLFLEHLTASNGAVEEHDTTKISKESGERMVGVDDNNRDSHALSLGQSGTLQGSNEIVPATESIEERLPSNLPGQSRRSLAECISVADDEWSALEGITRVNSLLSLPRFLSGDKRSTSWRKWL; from the exons ATGGGTTCTTGCTGCTCATTCATAGCCAAAGGGAAAAGTGGCAGCAAAAGGGATGACCAAGTAACAGATGCATCCACGGCTACGAATACAACATCATGCGCTTCACCCAAGAAGCAGAAACAAAGGCAGGGATCAGGGAGGTGGAGGAAAAAATCAAGTGGGTTAGTGCCCATGGATGAGGCAGAGCTCCATCTTATATCAGGGAGGATGTTTCTGAATGGTGCCAGCAATGTTGCATGCTTGTATACCCAACAGGGGAAGAAAGGGACCAATCAGGATGCCATGCTTGTTTGGGAG AATTTCTGTTCGAGAAGTGACACAATGTTCTGTGGTGTATTTGATGGTCATGGTCCCTACGGTCATATGGTTGCCAAGAAAGCCCGAGATTCTCTTCCTATTATATTATGTACGCAATGGAAAGATAGTCTTGCCGGTGATTGGAGCAGTCTCAACAAGAGCGAAAATGCTCCTGATAACACTATACCTGAGGATACTGCATCTTTGAGTATGGATGATGAATGCTGTGAGTCATTGGAGATTGAAGAGAATGAACAACTTCCAGAGATGTATTTACCTCTTAAACGGTCTATGTTAAAGGCTTTCAAGTTAATGGATAAGGAGTTAAAGTTGCATCCAACAATTGATTGTTTCTGCAGTGGGACGACTGCTGTTACATTGGTGAAGCAG GGTCAGCATCTCATAATTGGAAATGTTGGTGACTCAAGAGCAGTGCTGGCAGCGAGAGACAAAGATAATTCTCTGATTGCTATACAGTTGACTGTTGACTTGAAGCCTGATTTGCcta GGGAGGCTGCTCGAATTCAGCAATGCAAGGGAAGGGTTTTTGCCTTGCAAGATGAGCCTGAGGTTGCACGTGTATGGTTGCCCAATAATGACTCACCTGGTTTGGCTATGGCTAGAGCTTTTGGGGACTTCTGTCTAAAGGATTTTGGTCTGATTTCCGTCCCAGATGTTTTCTATCGCTGCCTTACTGAAAGAGATGAATTTATTATTCTTGCTACTGATGGG GTTTGGGATGTCCTTTCAAATAAGGAAGCAGTCGATATTGTGGCTTCAGCCCCTAGTCGCTCAACAGCTGCCAGAGCTCTTGTAGATTGTGCTACTCGAGCATGGAGGCTTAAGTACCCTACTTCTAAGAATGATGATTGTGCTGTTGTATGCCTCTTTCTAGAACATTTGACTGCAAGTAATGGAGCTGTAGAAGAACATGACACAACAAAGATTTCTAAGGAATCTGGAGAGAGGATGGTGGGTGTTGATGACAATAACAGAGATTCTCATGCTTTAAGTCTTGGACAATCTGGTACACTTCAAGGTTCTAATGAGATTGTACCTGCAACCGAATCAATAGAGGAAAGGTTGCCTTCGAATCTCCCAGGCCAGTCTAGGAGGAGTCTTGCCGAGTGCATTTCAGTTGCCGATGATGAGTGGTCAGCCTTAGAAGGTATTACTAGGGTCAATAGCTTATTAAGCCTTCCCAGGTTTCTATCTGGTGACAAAAGATCAACTAGTTGGAGAAAGTGGTTATGA
- the LOC18595489 gene encoding probable protein phosphatase 2C 6 isoform X2 — MGSCCSFIAKGKSGSKRDDQVTDASTATNTTSCASPKKQKQRQGSGRWRKKSSGLVPMDEAELHLISGRMFLNGASNVACLYTQQGKKGTNQDAMLVWENFCSRSDTMFCGVFDGHGPYGHMVAKKARDSLPIILCTQWKDSLAGDWSSLNKSENAPDNTIPEDTASLSMDDECCESLEIEENEQLPEMYLPLKRSMLKAFKLMDKELKLHPTIDCFCSGTTAVTLVKQGQHLIIGNVGDSRAVLAARDKDNSLIAIQLTVDLKPDLPREAARIQQCKGRVFALQDEPEVARVWLPNNDSPGLAMARAFGDFCLKDFGLISVPDVFYRCLTERDEFIILATDGVWDVLSNKEAVDIVASAPSRSTAARALVDCATRAWRLKYPTSKNDDCAVVCLFLEHLTASNGAVEEHDTTKISKESGERMVGVDDNNRDSHALSLGQSGTLQGSNEIVPATESIEERLPSNLPGQSRRSLAECISVADDEWSALEGITRVNSLLSLPRFLSGDKRSTSWRKWL, encoded by the exons ATGGGTTCTTGCTGCTCATTCATAGCCAAAGGGAAAAGTGGCAGCAAAAGGGATGACCAAGTAACAGATGCATCCACGGCTACGAATACAACATCATGCGCTTCACCCAAGAAGCAGAAACAAAGGCAGGGATCAGGGAGGTGGAGGAAAAAATCAAGTGGGTTAGTGCCCATGGATGAGGCAGAGCTCCATCTTATATCAGGGAGGATGTTTCTGAATGGTGCCAGCAATGTTGCATGCTTGTATACCCAACAGGGGAAGAAAGGGACCAATCAGGATGCCATGCTTGTTTGGGAG AATTTCTGTTCGAGAAGTGACACAATGTTCTGTGGTGTATTTGATGGTCATGGTCCCTACGGTCATATGGTTGCCAAGAAAGCCCGAGATTCTCTTCCTATTATATTATGTACGCAATGGAAAGATAGTCTTGCCGGTGATTGGAGCAGTCTCAACAAGAGCGAAAATGCTCCTGATAACACTATACCTGAGGATACTGCATCTTTGAGTATGGATGATGAATGCTGTGAGTCATTGGAGATTGAAGAGAATGAACAACTTCCAGAGATGTATTTACCTCTTAAACGGTCTATGTTAAAGGCTTTCAAGTTAATGGATAAGGAGTTAAAGTTGCATCCAACAATTGATTGTTTCTGCAGTGGGACGACTGCTGTTACATTGGTGAAGCAG GGTCAGCATCTCATAATTGGAAATGTTGGTGACTCAAGAGCAGTGCTGGCAGCGAGAGACAAAGATAATTCTCTGATTGCTATACAGTTGACTGTTGACTTGAAGCCTGATTTGCcta GGGAGGCTGCTCGAATTCAGCAATGCAAGGGAAGGGTTTTTGCCTTGCAAGATGAGCCTGAGGTTGCACGTGTATGGTTGCCCAATAATGACTCACCTGGTTTGGCTATGGCTAGAGCTTTTGGGGACTTCTGTCTAAAGGATTTTGGTCTGATTTCCGTCCCAGATGTTTTCTATCGCTGCCTTACTGAAAGAGATGAATTTATTATTCTTGCTACTGATGGG GTTTGGGATGTCCTTTCAAATAAGGAAGCAGTCGATATTGTGGCTTCAGCCCCTAGTCGCTCAACAGCTGCCAGAGCTCTTGTAGATTGTGCTACTCGAGCATGGAGGCTTAAGTACCCTACTTCTAAGAATGATGATTGTGCTGTTGTATGCCTCTTTCTAGAACATTTGACTGCAAGTAATGGAGCTGTAGAAGAACATGACACAACAAAGATTTCTAAGGAATCTGGAGAGAGGATGGTGGGTGTTGATGACAATAACAGAGATTCTCATGCTTTAAGTCTTGGACAATCTGGTACACTTCAAGGTTCTAATGAGATTGTACCTGCAACCGAATCAATAGAGGAAAGGTTGCCTTCGAATCTCCCAGGCCAGTCTAGGAGGAGTCTTGCCGAGTGCATTTCAGTTGCCGATGATGAGTGGTCAGCCTTAGAAGGTATTACTAGGGTCAATAGCTTATTAAGCCTTCCCAGGTTTCTATCTGGTGACAAAAGATCAACTA GTTGGAGAAAGTGGTTATGA